Proteins encoded in a region of the Macaca mulatta isolate MMU2019108-1 chromosome X, T2T-MMU8v2.0, whole genome shotgun sequence genome:
- the STARD8 gene encoding stAR-related lipid transfer protein 8 isoform X6: MTLNNCASMKLEVHFQSKQNEDSEEEEQCTISSHWAFQQESKCWSPMGSSDLLAPPSPGLPVTSSCESVLTELSATSLPVITVSLPPEPADLPLPGCAPSLSDRPFLSPTQGQEGPQDKAKKRHRNRSFLKHLESLRRKEKSGSQQAEPERSPAASEKVSKASSFRSCRGFLSAGFYRAKNWAATSAGGSGANTRKAWEAWPVALFRHPQRIHRGDCLVHVPGDHKPGTFPRSLSIESLCPEDGHRLADWQSGRRWGCEGRRGSCGSTGSHASTYDNLPELYPAEPVMVGVEAEDEDDEDSGGSYAHLDDILQHVWGLQQRVELWSRAMYSDLGPGDEEEEEATSSVQIATVEVKCQAEALSQMEVLAHGESPAWAQAEVQPAVLAPAQAPAEAEPLAQEETEALAPAPAQDNEQEAHSGGEPTFASSLSVEEGHSISDTVASSSELDSSGNSMNEAEAAGPLAGLQASMPRERRDSGVGASLTRPCRKLRWHSFQNSHRPSLNSESLEINRQFAGQINLLHKGSLLRLTAFMEKYTVPHKQSWVWSMPKFMRRNKTPDYRGQHVFGVPPLIHVQRTGQPLPQSIQQAMRYLRSQCLDQVGIFRKSGVKSRIQNLRQMNETSPDNVCYEGQSAYDVADLLKQYFRDLPEPIFTSKLTTTFLQIYQLLPKDQWLAAAQAATLLLPDENREVLQTLLYFLSDIASAEENQMTAGNLAVCLAPSIFHLNVSKKESPSPRIKSKRSLVGRPGPRDLSDNMAATQGLSHMISDCKKLFQVPQDMVLQLCSSYSAAELSPPGPALAELRQAQAAGVSLSLYMEESIQDLLRDAAERFKGWMSVPGPQHTELACRKNLLSCPRMEGISLCSPLGTGHALSWTWILSKIASLKCPV; encoded by the exons ATGACCTTGAACAATTGTGCCTCGATGAAACTGGAGGTTCATTTTCAAAGCAAGCAG AATGAAGACTCAGAAGAGGAAGAGCAGTGTACCATCAGTAGCCACTGGGCCTTCCAGCAGGAAAGTAAGTGCTGGTCTCCTATGGGGTCCTCTGATCTGTTGGCCCCACCGAGCCCTGGCCTGCCAGTGACCTCAAGCTGTGAGAGCGTTCTCACCGAGCTTAGTGCCACCTCTCTGCCAGTCATCACCGTGAGCCTACCACCCGAGCCAGCAGACTTGCCCTTGCCAGGCTGTGCCCCCAGCTTGAGTGACCGGCCCTTCCTCAGCCCCACCCAGGGCCAGGAGGGTCCCCAGGACAAAGCCAAGAAGCGCCATCGTAACCGTAGCTTCCTCAAGCACCTTGAGTCTCTGAGGCGGAAGGAAAAGAGTGGCAGCCAGCAAGCAGAGCCCGAACGTAGTCCAGCCGCCTCAGAGAAGGTCTCCAAAGCGTCATCTTTCCGCAGTTGTCGTGGCTTCCTCTCAGCCGGATTTTACAGGGCCAAGAACTGGGCCGCCACCTCAGCCGGTGGCAGTGGTGCCAACACTCGGAAGGCCTGGGAGGCTTGGCCAGTGGCCTTGTTCCGGCATCCTCAGCGGATACACCGGGGTGATTGCCTGGTGCATGTGCCTGGGGACCACAAACCAGGCACATTCCCTCGCTCCCTGTCCATTGAGAGCCTGTGTCCTGAGGACGGACACCGCCTGGCAGACTGGCAGTCAGGTAGGCGGTGGGGCTGTGAGGGGCGCCGGGGCTCCTGTGGCTCAACGGGCAGCCATGCCAGCACGTATGACAACTTACCTGAGCTGTACCCAGCTGAGCCTGTAATGGTTGGGGTCGAGGCtgaagatgaagatgatgaggacAGTGGGGGCAGCTATGCTCACCTAGACGACATCCTCCAGCACGTGTGGGGGCTACAGCAACGAGTAGAGCTGTGGTCTCGGGCCATGTACTCAGACCTGGGGCCtggagatgaggaagaggaggaggccacTTCATCAGTACAAATAGCCACAGTTGAGGTCAAATGCCAAGCTGAGGCTCTCAGCCAGATGGAGGTTCTGGCCCACGGAGAGTCCCCAGCCTGGGCTCAGGCTGAAGTCCAGCCAGCAGTCCTGGCTCCGGCTCAGGCTCCAGCTGAGGCTGAGCCACTGGCACAGGAAGAGACTGAGGCCCTGGCCCCGGCTCCAGCCCAGGACAATGAGCAGGAGGCACATTCAGGCGGGGAACCCACCTTTGCCTCTAGCCTGTCTGTGGAGGAAGGACACTCCATTTCTGATACTGTGGCCTCCTCCAGCGAACTTGACAGTAGTGGGAACTCCATGAATGAGGCTGAGGCTGCGGGGCCCCTGGCTGGACTCCAGGCATCAATGCCCCGTGAACGGCGCGATTCAGGTGTTGGGGCCTCACTTACCAGACCCTGCAG GAAGCTCCGTTGGCATAGCTTCCAGAACTCCCATCGGCCCAGCCTCAACTCAGAGTCGCTGGAGATCAACCGGCAGTTTGCAGGCCAGATCAACCTCCTGCACAAGGGCTCACTGCTGCGGCTTACTGCCTTCATGGAGAAGTACACTGTGCCCCACAAGCAGAGCTGGGTCTG GTCAATGCCCAAGTTCATGAGGAGAAACAAGACCCCAGACTACCGGGGACAGCACGTATTTGGGGTGCCACCCCTCATCCATGTGCAGCGCACGGGCCAGCCACTGCCACAGAGCATTCAGCAAGCCATGCGCTACTTGCGCAGCCAGTGCCTGGACCAA GTAGGCATCTTCCGCAAGTCTGGGGTCAAGTCCAGGATCCAGAACCTGCGCCAAATGAATGAGACCTCGCCTGACAACGTCTGCTATGAGGGCCAGTCAGCCTACGACGTGGCTGACCTGCTAAAGCAGTATTTCCGGGACCTGCCCGAGCCCATCTTCACCAGCAAGCTCACCACCACTTTCCTCCAGATCTACCAGC TCCTCCCCAAGGATCAGTGGTTGGCAGCAGCACAAGCCGCCACCTTGCTGCTCCCCGATGAGAACCGAGAGGTGCTACAGACTCTGCTCTACTTCTTAAGTGACATTGCCTCTGCCGAGGAAAACCAGATGACAGCAGGCAACCTGGCAGTGTGCCTGGCGCCCTCCATCTTCCACCTCAATGTCTCTAAGAAGGAGAGCCCCTCTCCCAG GATCAAGAGCAAACGCAGCCTCGTTGGTAGGCCAGGCCCTAGGGACCTGAGTGACAACATGGCAGCCACCCAGGGCCTGTCGCACATGATCAGTGACTGCAAGAAACTTTTCCAG GTGCCCCAGGACATGGTGCTGCAGCTGTGCAGCTCCTACAGTGCAGCTGAGCTCAGCCCTCCCGGCCCAGCCCTGGCTGAGCTGCGTCAGGCCCAAGCTGCAGGGGTAAGCCTGAGCCTCTACATGGAGGAGAGCATCCAGGACCTGCTGCGTGATGCTGCTGAGCGCTTCAAGGGCTGGATGAGCGTGCCAGGGCCCCAGCACACGGAACTGGCTTGCAGGAAG AACCTTCTGTCATGCCCCAGGATGGAGGGGATTTCTCTCTGTTCCCCTCTGGGCACTGGTCATGCTCTTTCTTGGACGTGGATTCTGAGTAAGATTGCAAGCCTGAAGTGTCCTGTGTAA
- the STARD8 gene encoding stAR-related lipid transfer protein 8 isoform X1: MPLLDVFWSCFRKVKCFPLLQVKKNAEAEAKRACEWLRATGFPQYVQLFEEGLFPLDIGSVKKNHGFLDEDSLGALCRRLMTLNNCASMKLEVHFQSKQCLSQNEDSEEEEQCTISSHWAFQQESKCWSPMGSSDLLAPPSPGLPVTSSCESVLTELSATSLPVITVSLPPEPADLPLPGCAPSLSDRPFLSPTQGQEGPQDKAKKRHRNRSFLKHLESLRRKEKSGSQQAEPERSPAASEKVSKASSFRSCRGFLSAGFYRAKNWAATSAGGSGANTRKAWEAWPVALFRHPQRIHRGDCLVHVPGDHKPGTFPRSLSIESLCPEDGHRLADWQSGRRWGCEGRRGSCGSTGSHASTYDNLPELYPAEPVMVGVEAEDEDDEDSGGSYAHLDDILQHVWGLQQRVELWSRAMYSDLGPGDEEEEEATSSVQIATVEVKCQAEALSQMEVLAHGESPAWAQAEVQPAVLAPAQAPAEAEPLAQEETEALAPAPAQDNEQEAHSGGEPTFASSLSVEEGHSISDTVASSSELDSSGNSMNEAEAAGPLAGLQASMPRERRDSGVGASLTRPCRKLRWHSFQNSHRPSLNSESLEINRQFAGQINLLHKGSLLRLTAFMEKYTVPHKQSWVWSMPKFMRRNKTPDYRGQHVFGVPPLIHVQRTGQPLPQSIQQAMRYLRSQCLDQVGIFRKSGVKSRIQNLRQMNETSPDNVCYEGQSAYDVADLLKQYFRDLPEPIFTSKLTTTFLQIYQLLPKDQWLAAAQAATLLLPDENREVLQTLLYFLSDIASAEENQMTAGNLAVCLAPSIFHLNVSKKESPSPRIKSKRSLVGRPGPRDLSDNMAATQGLSHMISDCKKLFQVPQDMVLQLCSSYSAAELSPPGPALAELRQAQAAGVSLSLYMEESIQDLLRDAAERFKGWMSVPGPQHTELACRKAPDGHPLRLWKASTEVAAPPAVVLHRVLRERALWDEDLLRAQVLEALMPGVELYHYVTDSMAPHPCRDFVVLRMWRSDLPRGGCLLVSQSLDPEQPVPESGVRALMLTSQYLMEPCGLGRSRLTHICRADLRGRSPDWYNKVFGHLCAMEVAKIRDSFPTLQAVGPETKL; this comes from the exons AAGCCGAGGCCAAAAGAGCATGTGAGTGGCTTCGAGCAACAGGATTCCCTCAGTATGTGCAGCTTTTTGAAG AAGGTTTGTTTCCCCTGGATATTGGCTCTGTGAAGAAAAACCACGGTTTTCTGGACGAGGACTCTTTGGGGGCCCTGTGTAG GAGGCTGATGACCTTGAACAATTGTGCCTCGATGAAACTGGAGGTTCATTTTCAAAGCAAGCAG TGCCTTTCCCAGAATGAAGACTCAGAAGAGGAAGAGCAGTGTACCATCAGTAGCCACTGGGCCTTCCAGCAGGAAAGTAAGTGCTGGTCTCCTATGGGGTCCTCTGATCTGTTGGCCCCACCGAGCCCTGGCCTGCCAGTGACCTCAAGCTGTGAGAGCGTTCTCACCGAGCTTAGTGCCACCTCTCTGCCAGTCATCACCGTGAGCCTACCACCCGAGCCAGCAGACTTGCCCTTGCCAGGCTGTGCCCCCAGCTTGAGTGACCGGCCCTTCCTCAGCCCCACCCAGGGCCAGGAGGGTCCCCAGGACAAAGCCAAGAAGCGCCATCGTAACCGTAGCTTCCTCAAGCACCTTGAGTCTCTGAGGCGGAAGGAAAAGAGTGGCAGCCAGCAAGCAGAGCCCGAACGTAGTCCAGCCGCCTCAGAGAAGGTCTCCAAAGCGTCATCTTTCCGCAGTTGTCGTGGCTTCCTCTCAGCCGGATTTTACAGGGCCAAGAACTGGGCCGCCACCTCAGCCGGTGGCAGTGGTGCCAACACTCGGAAGGCCTGGGAGGCTTGGCCAGTGGCCTTGTTCCGGCATCCTCAGCGGATACACCGGGGTGATTGCCTGGTGCATGTGCCTGGGGACCACAAACCAGGCACATTCCCTCGCTCCCTGTCCATTGAGAGCCTGTGTCCTGAGGACGGACACCGCCTGGCAGACTGGCAGTCAGGTAGGCGGTGGGGCTGTGAGGGGCGCCGGGGCTCCTGTGGCTCAACGGGCAGCCATGCCAGCACGTATGACAACTTACCTGAGCTGTACCCAGCTGAGCCTGTAATGGTTGGGGTCGAGGCtgaagatgaagatgatgaggacAGTGGGGGCAGCTATGCTCACCTAGACGACATCCTCCAGCACGTGTGGGGGCTACAGCAACGAGTAGAGCTGTGGTCTCGGGCCATGTACTCAGACCTGGGGCCtggagatgaggaagaggaggaggccacTTCATCAGTACAAATAGCCACAGTTGAGGTCAAATGCCAAGCTGAGGCTCTCAGCCAGATGGAGGTTCTGGCCCACGGAGAGTCCCCAGCCTGGGCTCAGGCTGAAGTCCAGCCAGCAGTCCTGGCTCCGGCTCAGGCTCCAGCTGAGGCTGAGCCACTGGCACAGGAAGAGACTGAGGCCCTGGCCCCGGCTCCAGCCCAGGACAATGAGCAGGAGGCACATTCAGGCGGGGAACCCACCTTTGCCTCTAGCCTGTCTGTGGAGGAAGGACACTCCATTTCTGATACTGTGGCCTCCTCCAGCGAACTTGACAGTAGTGGGAACTCCATGAATGAGGCTGAGGCTGCGGGGCCCCTGGCTGGACTCCAGGCATCAATGCCCCGTGAACGGCGCGATTCAGGTGTTGGGGCCTCACTTACCAGACCCTGCAG GAAGCTCCGTTGGCATAGCTTCCAGAACTCCCATCGGCCCAGCCTCAACTCAGAGTCGCTGGAGATCAACCGGCAGTTTGCAGGCCAGATCAACCTCCTGCACAAGGGCTCACTGCTGCGGCTTACTGCCTTCATGGAGAAGTACACTGTGCCCCACAAGCAGAGCTGGGTCTG GTCAATGCCCAAGTTCATGAGGAGAAACAAGACCCCAGACTACCGGGGACAGCACGTATTTGGGGTGCCACCCCTCATCCATGTGCAGCGCACGGGCCAGCCACTGCCACAGAGCATTCAGCAAGCCATGCGCTACTTGCGCAGCCAGTGCCTGGACCAA GTAGGCATCTTCCGCAAGTCTGGGGTCAAGTCCAGGATCCAGAACCTGCGCCAAATGAATGAGACCTCGCCTGACAACGTCTGCTATGAGGGCCAGTCAGCCTACGACGTGGCTGACCTGCTAAAGCAGTATTTCCGGGACCTGCCCGAGCCCATCTTCACCAGCAAGCTCACCACCACTTTCCTCCAGATCTACCAGC TCCTCCCCAAGGATCAGTGGTTGGCAGCAGCACAAGCCGCCACCTTGCTGCTCCCCGATGAGAACCGAGAGGTGCTACAGACTCTGCTCTACTTCTTAAGTGACATTGCCTCTGCCGAGGAAAACCAGATGACAGCAGGCAACCTGGCAGTGTGCCTGGCGCCCTCCATCTTCCACCTCAATGTCTCTAAGAAGGAGAGCCCCTCTCCCAG GATCAAGAGCAAACGCAGCCTCGTTGGTAGGCCAGGCCCTAGGGACCTGAGTGACAACATGGCAGCCACCCAGGGCCTGTCGCACATGATCAGTGACTGCAAGAAACTTTTCCAG GTGCCCCAGGACATGGTGCTGCAGCTGTGCAGCTCCTACAGTGCAGCTGAGCTCAGCCCTCCCGGCCCAGCCCTGGCTGAGCTGCGTCAGGCCCAAGCTGCAGGGGTAAGCCTGAGCCTCTACATGGAGGAGAGCATCCAGGACCTGCTGCGTGATGCTGCTGAGCGCTTCAAGGGCTGGATGAGCGTGCCAGGGCCCCAGCACACGGAACTGGCTTGCAGGAAG GCACCGGACGGGCACCCCCTGCGGCTGTGGAAGGCGTCCACAGAGGTGGCAGCCCCCCCAGCTGTGGTGCTGCATCGTGTTCTCCGGGAGCGGGCCCTCTGGGATGAGGATCTGCTGCGGGCCCAGGTGCTGGAAGCCCTGATGCCGGGTGTGGAGCTGTACCACTATGTCACCGACAGCATGGCACCCCATCCCTGCCGCGACTTTGTGGTGCTTCG GATGTGGCGCTCTGACCTGCCTCGTGGGGGTTGCCTGCTTGTCTCCCAGTCCCTGGATCCTGAGCAACCTGTGCCAGAGTCGGGTGTGCGGGCCCTCATGCTCACGTCCCAGTACCTCATGGAGCCTTGTGGCTTGGGCCGCTCTCGGCTCACACACATCTGCCGGGCTGACCTCAG GGGCCGTTCTCCTGATTGGTACAACAAAGTCTTTGGGCACCTGTGTGCCATGGAAGTGGCAAAGATCCGGGACTCCTTCCCCACCCTGCAGGCAGTGGGCCCTGAGACAAAACTGTGA
- the STARD8 gene encoding stAR-related lipid transfer protein 8 isoform X2, producing the protein MPLLDVFWSCFRKVKCFPLLQVKKNAEAEAKRACEWLRATGFPQYVQLFEEGLFPLDIGSVKKNHGFLDEDSLGALCRRLMTLNNCASMKLEVHFQSKQNEDSEEEEQCTISSHWAFQQESKCWSPMGSSDLLAPPSPGLPVTSSCESVLTELSATSLPVITVSLPPEPADLPLPGCAPSLSDRPFLSPTQGQEGPQDKAKKRHRNRSFLKHLESLRRKEKSGSQQAEPERSPAASEKVSKASSFRSCRGFLSAGFYRAKNWAATSAGGSGANTRKAWEAWPVALFRHPQRIHRGDCLVHVPGDHKPGTFPRSLSIESLCPEDGHRLADWQSGRRWGCEGRRGSCGSTGSHASTYDNLPELYPAEPVMVGVEAEDEDDEDSGGSYAHLDDILQHVWGLQQRVELWSRAMYSDLGPGDEEEEEATSSVQIATVEVKCQAEALSQMEVLAHGESPAWAQAEVQPAVLAPAQAPAEAEPLAQEETEALAPAPAQDNEQEAHSGGEPTFASSLSVEEGHSISDTVASSSELDSSGNSMNEAEAAGPLAGLQASMPRERRDSGVGASLTRPCRKLRWHSFQNSHRPSLNSESLEINRQFAGQINLLHKGSLLRLTAFMEKYTVPHKQSWVWSMPKFMRRNKTPDYRGQHVFGVPPLIHVQRTGQPLPQSIQQAMRYLRSQCLDQVGIFRKSGVKSRIQNLRQMNETSPDNVCYEGQSAYDVADLLKQYFRDLPEPIFTSKLTTTFLQIYQLLPKDQWLAAAQAATLLLPDENREVLQTLLYFLSDIASAEENQMTAGNLAVCLAPSIFHLNVSKKESPSPRIKSKRSLVGRPGPRDLSDNMAATQGLSHMISDCKKLFQVPQDMVLQLCSSYSAAELSPPGPALAELRQAQAAGVSLSLYMEESIQDLLRDAAERFKGWMSVPGPQHTELACRKAPDGHPLRLWKASTEVAAPPAVVLHRVLRERALWDEDLLRAQVLEALMPGVELYHYVTDSMAPHPCRDFVVLRMWRSDLPRGGCLLVSQSLDPEQPVPESGVRALMLTSQYLMEPCGLGRSRLTHICRADLRGRSPDWYNKVFGHLCAMEVAKIRDSFPTLQAVGPETKL; encoded by the exons AAGCCGAGGCCAAAAGAGCATGTGAGTGGCTTCGAGCAACAGGATTCCCTCAGTATGTGCAGCTTTTTGAAG AAGGTTTGTTTCCCCTGGATATTGGCTCTGTGAAGAAAAACCACGGTTTTCTGGACGAGGACTCTTTGGGGGCCCTGTGTAG GAGGCTGATGACCTTGAACAATTGTGCCTCGATGAAACTGGAGGTTCATTTTCAAAGCAAGCAG AATGAAGACTCAGAAGAGGAAGAGCAGTGTACCATCAGTAGCCACTGGGCCTTCCAGCAGGAAAGTAAGTGCTGGTCTCCTATGGGGTCCTCTGATCTGTTGGCCCCACCGAGCCCTGGCCTGCCAGTGACCTCAAGCTGTGAGAGCGTTCTCACCGAGCTTAGTGCCACCTCTCTGCCAGTCATCACCGTGAGCCTACCACCCGAGCCAGCAGACTTGCCCTTGCCAGGCTGTGCCCCCAGCTTGAGTGACCGGCCCTTCCTCAGCCCCACCCAGGGCCAGGAGGGTCCCCAGGACAAAGCCAAGAAGCGCCATCGTAACCGTAGCTTCCTCAAGCACCTTGAGTCTCTGAGGCGGAAGGAAAAGAGTGGCAGCCAGCAAGCAGAGCCCGAACGTAGTCCAGCCGCCTCAGAGAAGGTCTCCAAAGCGTCATCTTTCCGCAGTTGTCGTGGCTTCCTCTCAGCCGGATTTTACAGGGCCAAGAACTGGGCCGCCACCTCAGCCGGTGGCAGTGGTGCCAACACTCGGAAGGCCTGGGAGGCTTGGCCAGTGGCCTTGTTCCGGCATCCTCAGCGGATACACCGGGGTGATTGCCTGGTGCATGTGCCTGGGGACCACAAACCAGGCACATTCCCTCGCTCCCTGTCCATTGAGAGCCTGTGTCCTGAGGACGGACACCGCCTGGCAGACTGGCAGTCAGGTAGGCGGTGGGGCTGTGAGGGGCGCCGGGGCTCCTGTGGCTCAACGGGCAGCCATGCCAGCACGTATGACAACTTACCTGAGCTGTACCCAGCTGAGCCTGTAATGGTTGGGGTCGAGGCtgaagatgaagatgatgaggacAGTGGGGGCAGCTATGCTCACCTAGACGACATCCTCCAGCACGTGTGGGGGCTACAGCAACGAGTAGAGCTGTGGTCTCGGGCCATGTACTCAGACCTGGGGCCtggagatgaggaagaggaggaggccacTTCATCAGTACAAATAGCCACAGTTGAGGTCAAATGCCAAGCTGAGGCTCTCAGCCAGATGGAGGTTCTGGCCCACGGAGAGTCCCCAGCCTGGGCTCAGGCTGAAGTCCAGCCAGCAGTCCTGGCTCCGGCTCAGGCTCCAGCTGAGGCTGAGCCACTGGCACAGGAAGAGACTGAGGCCCTGGCCCCGGCTCCAGCCCAGGACAATGAGCAGGAGGCACATTCAGGCGGGGAACCCACCTTTGCCTCTAGCCTGTCTGTGGAGGAAGGACACTCCATTTCTGATACTGTGGCCTCCTCCAGCGAACTTGACAGTAGTGGGAACTCCATGAATGAGGCTGAGGCTGCGGGGCCCCTGGCTGGACTCCAGGCATCAATGCCCCGTGAACGGCGCGATTCAGGTGTTGGGGCCTCACTTACCAGACCCTGCAG GAAGCTCCGTTGGCATAGCTTCCAGAACTCCCATCGGCCCAGCCTCAACTCAGAGTCGCTGGAGATCAACCGGCAGTTTGCAGGCCAGATCAACCTCCTGCACAAGGGCTCACTGCTGCGGCTTACTGCCTTCATGGAGAAGTACACTGTGCCCCACAAGCAGAGCTGGGTCTG GTCAATGCCCAAGTTCATGAGGAGAAACAAGACCCCAGACTACCGGGGACAGCACGTATTTGGGGTGCCACCCCTCATCCATGTGCAGCGCACGGGCCAGCCACTGCCACAGAGCATTCAGCAAGCCATGCGCTACTTGCGCAGCCAGTGCCTGGACCAA GTAGGCATCTTCCGCAAGTCTGGGGTCAAGTCCAGGATCCAGAACCTGCGCCAAATGAATGAGACCTCGCCTGACAACGTCTGCTATGAGGGCCAGTCAGCCTACGACGTGGCTGACCTGCTAAAGCAGTATTTCCGGGACCTGCCCGAGCCCATCTTCACCAGCAAGCTCACCACCACTTTCCTCCAGATCTACCAGC TCCTCCCCAAGGATCAGTGGTTGGCAGCAGCACAAGCCGCCACCTTGCTGCTCCCCGATGAGAACCGAGAGGTGCTACAGACTCTGCTCTACTTCTTAAGTGACATTGCCTCTGCCGAGGAAAACCAGATGACAGCAGGCAACCTGGCAGTGTGCCTGGCGCCCTCCATCTTCCACCTCAATGTCTCTAAGAAGGAGAGCCCCTCTCCCAG GATCAAGAGCAAACGCAGCCTCGTTGGTAGGCCAGGCCCTAGGGACCTGAGTGACAACATGGCAGCCACCCAGGGCCTGTCGCACATGATCAGTGACTGCAAGAAACTTTTCCAG GTGCCCCAGGACATGGTGCTGCAGCTGTGCAGCTCCTACAGTGCAGCTGAGCTCAGCCCTCCCGGCCCAGCCCTGGCTGAGCTGCGTCAGGCCCAAGCTGCAGGGGTAAGCCTGAGCCTCTACATGGAGGAGAGCATCCAGGACCTGCTGCGTGATGCTGCTGAGCGCTTCAAGGGCTGGATGAGCGTGCCAGGGCCCCAGCACACGGAACTGGCTTGCAGGAAG GCACCGGACGGGCACCCCCTGCGGCTGTGGAAGGCGTCCACAGAGGTGGCAGCCCCCCCAGCTGTGGTGCTGCATCGTGTTCTCCGGGAGCGGGCCCTCTGGGATGAGGATCTGCTGCGGGCCCAGGTGCTGGAAGCCCTGATGCCGGGTGTGGAGCTGTACCACTATGTCACCGACAGCATGGCACCCCATCCCTGCCGCGACTTTGTGGTGCTTCG GATGTGGCGCTCTGACCTGCCTCGTGGGGGTTGCCTGCTTGTCTCCCAGTCCCTGGATCCTGAGCAACCTGTGCCAGAGTCGGGTGTGCGGGCCCTCATGCTCACGTCCCAGTACCTCATGGAGCCTTGTGGCTTGGGCCGCTCTCGGCTCACACACATCTGCCGGGCTGACCTCAG GGGCCGTTCTCCTGATTGGTACAACAAAGTCTTTGGGCACCTGTGTGCCATGGAAGTGGCAAAGATCCGGGACTCCTTCCCCACCCTGCAGGCAGTGGGCCCTGAGACAAAACTGTGA